A single Tenacibaculum sp. Bg11-29 DNA region contains:
- a CDS encoding GAF domain-containing protein, with protein MNLQELKNNINIITESNSIKEEKLQQICDYLASEVSYYDWVGFYFKNGDKQELKLAQYNGEPTDHTIIPFGKGICGQVAISNENFIVQDVQEQDNYISCGWKVKAEIVIPIFVNNENIGQIDIDSHTVNPFTSDDELLLKYTCEKVALFI; from the coding sequence ATGAATTTACAAGAATTAAAAAATAACATAAACATAATAACAGAGAGCAATTCTATTAAAGAAGAAAAATTACAACAAATTTGTGACTACTTAGCTTCTGAGGTTTCTTATTACGACTGGGTTGGTTTTTATTTTAAAAATGGTGACAAACAGGAATTAAAACTAGCACAATACAACGGAGAACCTACCGATCATACAATTATACCTTTCGGTAAAGGAATATGTGGTCAAGTAGCCATTAGCAATGAAAATTTCATAGTACAAGACGTACAAGAACAAGATAACTATATTTCTTGCGGTTGGAAAGTAAAAGCAGAAATAGTGATTCCTATTTTTGTTAACAACGAAAACATTGGTCAAATCGATATTGATTCTCATACCGTTAACCCTTTTACTTCAGACGACGAGCTTTTATTAAAGTATACTTGTGAAAAAGTAGCGCTTTTTATATAA
- the mreD gene encoding rod shape-determining protein MreD, whose amino-acid sequence MNKTIYIIFLFIFLLLLQVLVLNNILFLGYINPYLYIVFVFLYPLKTNRIPFLILSFLLGIFVDAFSNSGGVHAFSILFIAYIRLFFIKAIFKKNESDYLLFSLRLQTFGEVFNFTVILTLIHHFILFSLINFSFYNFSNVLISTIFSSAFTLVLYFLGSFLFRKKLV is encoded by the coding sequence ATGAATAAGACAATTTACATTATATTTTTATTTATTTTCTTACTATTATTACAAGTTCTTGTTTTAAATAACATATTATTTTTAGGCTATATAAATCCTTACTTATATATTGTTTTTGTATTCCTATATCCTTTAAAGACAAATAGAATTCCGTTTTTAATCCTATCTTTCTTATTAGGCATATTTGTAGATGCCTTTTCAAATTCAGGAGGCGTGCATGCCTTTTCTATTTTATTTATAGCATACATAAGACTATTTTTTATTAAAGCTATTTTTAAAAAAAATGAATCTGATTACCTCTTATTTAGTCTAAGATTACAAACATTTGGTGAGGTTTTTAATTTCACTGTTATTTTAACACTTATCCATCACTTCATTTTATTTAGTTTAATTAACTTTAGCTTTTATAATTTTTCAAACGTGCTTATAAGTACAATTTTTTCGAGTGCATTTACGTTAGTATTATATTTTCTAGGAAGCTTTCTTTTTAGAAAAAAACTTGTATAA
- a CDS encoding heavy-metal-associated domain-containing protein: MKKIVLVISILLISIATSAQKKKKNAKVFFDVDGVCMMCKSRIEKAALNSKGVKYALWNVKTHQLNLIIDERKIDVSTIQQNIANIGHDTGVFKAPKLAYDNLHGCCKYRDEEVQDDHKKEKK; this comes from the coding sequence ATGAAAAAAATAGTATTAGTAATATCAATTTTATTGATAAGTATTGCAACATCAGCACAGAAAAAGAAAAAAAATGCAAAGGTGTTTTTTGATGTTGATGGTGTTTGTATGATGTGTAAAAGTAGAATAGAGAAGGCTGCGTTAAATTCTAAAGGCGTAAAGTATGCTTTATGGAATGTGAAAACACATCAATTAAATTTAATTATTGATGAGCGTAAAATAGATGTAAGTACAATTCAACAAAATATTGCTAACATAGGACATGATACGGGTGTTTTTAAAGCTCCAAAATTAGCTTATGATAATTTACATGGATGTTGTAAGTATAGAGATGAAGAAGTACAAGATGATCATAAAAAAGAAAAGAAGTAA
- the rodA gene encoding rod shape-determining protein RodA: MRQERNNIFEGIDWMLILLYALLVGFGWMNIYASSSTDDTREIFDFSTKYGKQFIFICCSIPVIILVLFFNSKFYEQFSSVLYIFSLILLAGVLIFGRKINGARSWYNFGGIGLQPSEFAKVFTALALAKLMSDRQYDLKLIKNQVKTFVVIFLPAFFIALQPDMGSVLIYFAFFFVLNREGLNLAYLIFGALSIILFIFTIYFGANSILLICLLIITLAIIYGVYKNKHFIRFNALKIVCLYLFTSIYIFGIGYTYDNILGPHQKDRFDILLGKTKDLKNKGYNTYQSELTISSGGFFGKGFLQGDRTQGKFVPEQETDYIYSTVGEEWGFLGSSLVIILFMLLLYRIIYLSEIQTNKFGRIYGYGIASIIFFHLIVNIGMVIGLLPTIGIPLPFFSYGGSSLWGFTLLLFIFIRLDAHKKYDW, translated from the coding sequence TTGCGCCAGGAACGAAATAACATTTTTGAAGGCATCGACTGGATGCTTATTTTACTATACGCACTACTTGTTGGTTTTGGATGGATGAATATTTATGCTTCATCATCTACAGATGATACCAGAGAAATATTTGACTTTTCTACTAAATACGGAAAACAATTTATTTTTATTTGCTGTAGTATACCTGTAATTATTCTAGTTCTCTTTTTTAATTCAAAGTTTTATGAGCAATTTTCAAGCGTTTTATACATATTCTCATTAATTTTATTAGCTGGAGTTTTAATCTTCGGAAGAAAAATTAATGGAGCAAGATCCTGGTATAATTTCGGAGGTATAGGATTACAGCCTTCCGAATTTGCTAAAGTATTCACAGCATTAGCGCTCGCAAAATTAATGAGTGATAGACAATACGACTTAAAGTTAATTAAAAACCAAGTAAAGACGTTTGTTGTTATATTTTTACCTGCTTTTTTTATTGCTTTACAACCCGATATGGGATCTGTTTTAATATATTTTGCATTCTTTTTTGTCTTAAATAGAGAAGGATTAAATTTAGCTTACCTTATATTTGGTGCACTATCAATAATTTTATTCATATTTACCATTTATTTTGGTGCAAATTCGATTCTTTTAATCTGTTTATTAATAATAACATTAGCTATAATTTATGGCGTTTATAAGAATAAGCATTTTATTCGTTTCAATGCTCTAAAAATTGTTTGTTTATACCTATTTACAAGCATCTATATTTTTGGTATTGGATATACCTATGATAATATACTAGGTCCTCATCAAAAAGATAGATTTGACATTCTTTTAGGTAAAACAAAAGATTTAAAAAACAAAGGATACAATACTTATCAATCTGAACTAACAATTAGCTCTGGAGGTTTCTTTGGAAAAGGTTTTTTGCAGGGTGATAGAACTCAAGGGAAATTTGTTCCTGAGCAAGAGACTGATTATATTTATAGTACAGTAGGTGAAGAATGGGGCTTTCTAGGAAGCTCACTCGTTATTATCCTCTTCATGTTATTACTATACAGAATAATTTATTTATCCGAAATTCAAACCAATAAGTTTGGTAGAATATATGGTTATGGAATTGCTTCAATTATATTTTTTCATCTTATTGTAAACATAGGAATGGTTATCGGCTTATTACCTACCATTGGAATTCCTCTGCCTTTCTTTAGCTATGGAGGGTCATCTCTCTGGGGCTTTACACTACTTCTTTTTATTTTCATAAGATTAGATGCTCATAAGAAATACGATTGGTAA
- a CDS encoding TonB-dependent receptor domain-containing protein — translation MKKYILSILILVSTISFSQEKLKGMIMDKNGPKNNQGIYGASVHWLTTNVGVTTNEKGWFNIPYKSTYKKLVVSFVGFKTDTIIISSLKPVHHFLRENNTLEEVTIESKKSATQKSYLQSQNLITINSAELLKAACCNLAESFETNPSIDVNFSDALTGTKQIQMLGLTSPYLLITQENIPSIRGASQAFGLSFTPGTWVESIQITKGAGSVVNGYESISGQINAELVKPYTNHRFFANAYASAGGRLEFNTHVNQKVSDKWQTGLYIHGNYRGQKFDKNNDNFLDNPLAKQVNIMNRWQYVDAQKGWVSFINFRYLDDNKQVGQFNFNPDFHKGSSTVWGSEIKTKRFDTSAKLGYVFPDLPFQSMGIQAAYSNHKQDSYFGLSDYNIQHQSFYTNFVFNSIIGDTRNKFKTGVNFTYDKYDEFVKVGLAQDFDRKENSFGAFFEYAYDNADDLSITAGLRIDKHSLLGTFLTPRLHVRYTAWEKGVFRASIGKGRRSANIFAENQQFLASSRQINIDGVGVGDKAYGLNPEVAWNYGVSFLQGYKLFGKKGDVTFDFYRTDFKNQVVVDWENPQEISFYNLNGNSVANSFQLEVNQNIIPYFNTRFSYKHYDVSTDYKSGNLDKALQAKHRFFANVSFETEKKENDAHWKFDVTYNWIGEQRLPNTQTNAIEYRLPELSDSYNLLNMQVTKVFSKKFEIYAGAENITNYKQKNPILGSDDPFGVNFDTTIIYAPVFGRNFYTGLRFKID, via the coding sequence ATGAAAAAATATATACTCAGTATACTAATACTGGTATCCACAATTTCCTTTTCACAAGAAAAATTAAAAGGAATGATAATGGATAAAAATGGACCTAAGAATAACCAAGGAATTTATGGAGCAAGTGTTCATTGGTTAACTACAAATGTAGGAGTAACTACAAATGAAAAAGGATGGTTTAATATACCATACAAATCAACATACAAAAAACTAGTTGTTAGTTTTGTAGGGTTTAAAACGGATACTATTATTATAAGTAGTTTAAAGCCAGTACATCATTTTTTAAGAGAAAATAACACTTTAGAAGAGGTGACAATCGAATCGAAAAAAAGTGCAACTCAAAAATCGTATTTACAATCCCAAAATTTAATAACTATTAATAGTGCTGAGTTGTTAAAAGCTGCCTGTTGTAATTTGGCAGAAAGTTTTGAAACAAATCCATCAATAGATGTTAATTTCTCAGACGCTCTAACAGGAACAAAGCAAATTCAAATGTTGGGTTTAACAAGCCCTTATTTATTGATTACTCAAGAAAATATTCCATCTATACGAGGTGCATCTCAAGCTTTTGGGTTATCTTTTACTCCTGGTACTTGGGTTGAAAGTATTCAGATAACTAAAGGTGCGGGTAGTGTTGTAAATGGTTACGAAAGTATCTCAGGGCAAATAAATGCTGAATTAGTGAAGCCATATACAAATCATCGTTTTTTTGCAAATGCCTATGCTTCGGCAGGAGGAAGATTAGAATTTAATACGCACGTTAATCAAAAGGTAAGCGATAAATGGCAAACAGGGCTTTATATTCATGGAAATTATAGAGGACAGAAGTTTGATAAAAACAATGATAATTTTTTAGATAATCCATTAGCAAAGCAAGTTAATATAATGAACCGTTGGCAATATGTAGATGCACAAAAAGGATGGGTAAGTTTTATTAATTTTAGATATTTAGATGATAATAAGCAAGTAGGGCAGTTTAATTTTAACCCAGATTTTCATAAAGGTTCTAGTACTGTTTGGGGGAGTGAAATTAAAACCAAACGTTTTGATACTTCTGCTAAATTAGGATATGTTTTTCCCGATTTACCATTTCAAAGTATGGGAATTCAAGCAGCGTATAGCAATCATAAACAAGATTCTTATTTTGGTTTAAGTGATTATAATATTCAACACCAAAGTTTTTATACTAACTTTGTTTTTAATTCAATTATAGGGGATACTAGGAATAAGTTTAAGACAGGGGTTAACTTTACGTATGATAAATATGATGAGTTTGTGAAAGTAGGACTTGCTCAAGATTTTGATCGAAAAGAAAATTCTTTCGGTGCTTTTTTTGAATATGCTTATGATAATGCTGATGATTTAAGTATCACGGCAGGTTTAAGAATAGATAAACATAGTTTGTTAGGAACTTTTTTAACGCCTCGATTACATGTTCGTTATACGGCGTGGGAAAAGGGAGTGTTTAGAGCTTCGATAGGAAAAGGCAGAAGAAGTGCGAATATCTTTGCAGAGAACCAACAGTTTTTGGCTTCATCAAGACAAATAAATATTGATGGAGTAGGAGTAGGAGATAAAGCTTATGGCTTAAATCCTGAGGTTGCATGGAATTATGGAGTTTCTTTTTTACAAGGGTATAAGTTGTTTGGAAAAAAAGGGGATGTTACTTTTGATTTTTATAGAACAGATTTTAAAAATCAGGTTGTTGTAGATTGGGAGAATCCACAAGAAATTTCTTTTTATAATTTAAATGGAAATAGTGTAGCAAACAGTTTTCAGTTAGAAGTAAATCAGAATATAATACCTTATTTTAATACACGTTTTTCATACAAGCATTACGATGTAAGTACTGACTACAAATCAGGTAATTTAGATAAGGCATTACAAGCAAAACATCGGTTTTTTGCAAATGTATCTTTTGAAACTGAGAAAAAAGAAAACGATGCGCATTGGAAATTTGACGTAACTTATAATTGGATAGGAGAGCAACGATTACCTAATACACAAACAAACGCTATAGAATACAGGTTGCCAGAGTTATCTGATAGTTATAATTTGCTAAATATGCAGGTAACAAAAGTGTTTTCAAAAAAGTTTGAGATATACGCAGGAGCAGAAAATATAACAAATTATAAACAAAAAAATCCGATATTGGGAAGTGACGATCCGTTTGGTGTAAATTTTGATACAACAATTATATATGCACCTGTATTTGGACGTAATTTTTATACAGGTTTAAGATTTAAAATAGATTAA
- the purH gene encoding bifunctional phosphoribosylaminoimidazolecarboxamide formyltransferase/IMP cyclohydrolase codes for MNNTKTIKSALISVFHKDGLAPIVKKLDELGVTIYSTGGTEIFIKELGINVVPVEEVTSYPSILGGRVKTLHPKVFGGILNRQDHDGDITEMQEYNIPQLDLVIVDLYPFEKTVASGAPEQDIIEKVDIGGISLIRAAAKNFKDTVIVSSMEQYEGFLNLITESNGNTTINDRKKLAAKAFNVSSHYDTAIFNYFNEDEIAYKASENTSKTLRYGENPHQKGYFFGDLDAMFDKLHGKELSYNNLLDIDAAINLMNEFKGEAPTFAILKHNNACGFSQRETIYTAYVDALAGDPTSAFGGVLISNSKIDKATAEEIHKLFCEVVIAPSFDDEALVILKGKKNRVLLIQKEIALPQQTVRTALNGVLIQDKDNVTDKLEDLSYPTNNKPTDGELDDLLFASKLCKNTKSNTIILVKNKQLLAGGTGQTSRVDALTQAIVKAKSFNFDLNGAVMASDAFFPFPDCVEIANKAGVKSVIQPGGSIKDQLSIDYCNDHNVSMVFTGTRHFKH; via the coding sequence ATGAATAATACAAAAACTATTAAATCTGCTCTTATTTCAGTATTTCACAAAGATGGATTAGCTCCAATAGTGAAAAAACTTGACGAATTAGGTGTTACAATTTATTCTACAGGAGGAACAGAAATCTTCATTAAAGAACTAGGTATTAATGTCGTACCCGTTGAAGAAGTAACCTCTTATCCTTCTATTTTAGGTGGTCGTGTAAAAACACTACATCCTAAAGTATTTGGAGGTATATTAAACCGCCAAGATCATGATGGAGACATTACTGAGATGCAAGAATATAATATTCCTCAACTAGATTTAGTTATTGTAGATTTATATCCTTTTGAAAAAACAGTAGCTTCAGGTGCTCCTGAACAAGACATTATTGAAAAAGTAGATATAGGTGGTATTTCATTGATCCGTGCAGCTGCTAAGAACTTTAAAGATACTGTAATCGTTTCTTCAATGGAACAGTACGAAGGTTTCTTAAATTTAATTACAGAAAGCAACGGAAATACAACAATTAACGACAGAAAAAAATTGGCTGCAAAAGCTTTTAATGTTTCTTCTCATTATGACACAGCTATCTTTAACTACTTTAATGAAGATGAAATTGCTTATAAAGCAAGTGAAAATACTTCTAAAACTTTAAGATATGGTGAAAACCCACATCAAAAAGGTTATTTCTTTGGTGATTTAGATGCAATGTTTGATAAATTACATGGAAAGGAACTTAGTTATAATAACTTACTTGATATTGATGCTGCTATAAATTTAATGAATGAATTTAAAGGAGAAGCTCCAACCTTTGCTATTTTAAAACATAATAACGCTTGTGGTTTTTCCCAAAGAGAAACAATTTATACAGCTTATGTTGATGCTTTAGCTGGTGATCCTACTTCTGCTTTTGGAGGTGTGTTAATCTCAAACTCTAAAATTGATAAAGCTACTGCTGAAGAAATTCATAAATTATTTTGTGAAGTAGTAATAGCTCCTTCTTTTGATGACGAGGCTTTAGTTATCTTAAAAGGGAAAAAGAATAGAGTATTATTAATTCAAAAAGAAATAGCGCTACCACAACAAACAGTTAGAACTGCTTTAAACGGTGTCTTAATACAAGATAAAGATAACGTTACTGATAAATTGGAAGATTTATCTTATCCTACTAACAATAAACCAACGGATGGTGAGTTAGATGATTTGTTATTTGCATCTAAGTTATGTAAAAACACAAAATCTAACACTATTATTCTAGTTAAAAACAAACAATTACTAGCTGGAGGAACTGGTCAAACAAGTAGAGTTGATGCACTAACACAAGCTATTGTTAAAGCAAAAAGTTTTAATTTTGATCTAAATGGTGCTGTTATGGCAAGTGATGCTTTTTTCCCTTTTCCTGACTGTGTAGAAATTGCAAATAAAGCTGGAGTAAAAAGTGTAATTCAACCAGGTGGTTCAATTAAAGATCAATTAAGTATTGATTATTGTAACGACCATAATGTTTCGATGGTTTTTACTGGCACTAGACATTTTAAACATTAA
- a CDS encoding transposase: MGRKVKYDYAFKLECVKLVLESHYSAEAVSKQKGLNESNIRKWVGFYKIQREKGLLPRNNRSYSATFKLEVLQLIDK; encoded by the coding sequence ATGGGCAGAAAAGTCAAGTATGATTATGCATTTAAACTTGAATGTGTAAAATTAGTTTTAGAATCACACTATTCAGCAGAAGCTGTTTCTAAACAAAAAGGTCTAAATGAATCTAACATTCGTAAATGGGTTGGTTTTTACAAAATCCAAAGAGAAAAAGGATTATTACCTAGGAATAACAGGAGCTATTCAGCTACTTTCAAGTTAGAAGTTTTACAGTTAATCGATAAATAA
- the rpsT gene encoding 30S ribosomal protein S20 translates to MANHKSAIKRIRSNDVKRLRNKYQHKTTRNAVRNLKATEDKKEAEGMFSKVVSMLDKLAKNNIIHKNKAANLKSKLAKHVAAL, encoded by the coding sequence ATGGCAAATCACAAGTCAGCGATTAAAAGAATTAGAAGTAACGACGTAAAGCGTTTAAGAAATAAATATCAGCACAAAACTACACGTAATGCTGTTAGAAACTTAAAAGCAACGGAAGACAAAAAGGAAGCAGAAGGAATGTTTTCTAAAGTTGTATCTATGTTAGATAAATTAGCTAAAAACAATATTATTCATAAGAATAAGGCGGCTAACTTAAAATCTAAATTAGCTAAACACGTAGCTGCTTTATAA
- the mreC gene encoding rod shape-determining protein MreC yields MQQLIYFFQRYKNFLFFLFLEFIAVALIFNNQTFHRSKFISSTNYITGSLHEKSSAISEYLNLRNSNKELAVENTILKNKLAQLYVLIDTVKTTINSLDSIQEYTYISGKIISNTYSNANNFISINRGIKNGITTEMAVINSKGLIGITDNVGTNYSRVQSILNSKSKINAGFKNNNHYGTLKWNGKDYNTVQLTDIPRQAIFKIGDTIVTNGKSAIFPKGIPVGTVNYVSEKLTASNTLEVKLFNDMSNLSHIYIITSLYREEIKKVEDRNE; encoded by the coding sequence ATGCAACAGCTTATTTATTTCTTTCAGAGGTATAAAAACTTCTTGTTTTTTTTATTTCTAGAATTTATTGCTGTTGCATTAATATTTAACAATCAGACCTTTCATAGAAGTAAGTTCATTAGCTCTACTAATTATATAACTGGGAGTTTGCATGAAAAGTCTTCAGCCATTTCAGAATACTTAAACTTAAGAAATAGCAATAAAGAACTTGCTGTAGAAAATACAATTCTAAAAAACAAACTAGCTCAATTGTACGTTCTTATTGACACTGTAAAAACTACTATTAACAGTTTAGATTCAATACAAGAATACACATACATCAGCGGAAAAATAATAAGTAACACATACAGTAATGCTAACAATTTCATTTCTATAAATAGAGGAATTAAAAATGGAATTACTACAGAAATGGCAGTTATTAACAGCAAAGGTCTTATTGGGATTACAGACAATGTTGGCACAAATTATTCTAGAGTTCAATCTATCTTAAATTCTAAGAGTAAAATAAATGCAGGGTTTAAAAACAATAACCATTATGGTACTTTAAAATGGAATGGTAAAGATTATAATACTGTTCAGTTAACAGATATACCTCGTCAGGCAATTTTTAAAATAGGTGACACAATTGTTACAAATGGTAAATCAGCTATTTTCCCTAAAGGTATTCCTGTAGGAACAGTTAATTATGTTTCCGAAAAACTAACAGCTTCAAATACTCTCGAAGTTAAATTATTTAACGATATGTCTAATCTAAGTCATATATATATAATTACAAGTCTTTATAGAGAGGAGATTAAAAAAGTAGAAGACAGAAATGAATAA
- the mrdA gene encoding penicillin-binding protein 2 gives MKRSFLLIFLITVVGLIYIGRLFQLQIIRGKNQNPTQSSAVKTEYDYPERGHIYDRNNKLLVANQLSYDVMIVPKDVEPLDTLEFCSLLKIDKESFKKRFKSAVRYARWLPSKFLKQLAKEDFAYLQEKLPKYKGFYIQKRIIRNYPVRSAANIVGFIAEVNENKAKTNDYYEQGELIGKLGIEKQYEAVLRGVKGKKHFKRNNLNKITGSYKNGKYDTLAVTGKDLTLTIDSDLQQYGELLMTGKRGGIVAIEPKTGEILALITAPSYDPNLLVGRKRSPNSVRLFNDTINIPTFDRGLQAMYPPGSPFKILNGLIGLQEGVVDEKFGVYCHHGYKYGLRKNEFMGCHCGITGRPIRLKTAIAKSCNSYFATTYKKIIDKTGDPKEGMDNWNKHVQSFGLGNYLGYDLPAGRKGTIPDAEFYNKWYKNRWRSTYTISNAIGQGEILTTPMQLANMTAAIANKGYFYTPHVVKKIDNKKIADSIYATRRNTTINPKHFTIAIEAMHEVFTNGTARSSQIKGIEICGKTGTSENKIKIINGKKVQASDHSIFIAFAPKDDPKIAIAIFVENGGYGSTIAAPITSLLIEKYLNKTISRKHIEDRMINLSLQKEYEKLIKKKDTLAPGTK, from the coding sequence ATGAAACGAAGTTTCTTACTAATTTTCTTAATTACTGTTGTTGGTTTAATTTACATTGGTAGGTTATTTCAACTACAAATTATTCGTGGAAAAAACCAAAACCCAACACAAAGTTCTGCTGTTAAAACAGAATATGATTACCCCGAACGTGGTCATATATATGATAGAAACAACAAATTACTTGTTGCAAATCAATTGTCATACGATGTAATGATTGTTCCTAAAGATGTTGAACCTTTAGATACTTTAGAATTTTGCTCTCTTTTAAAAATAGATAAAGAAAGTTTTAAAAAACGTTTTAAAAGCGCTGTAAGATATGCTCGGTGGCTACCCTCAAAATTTCTAAAACAATTAGCAAAAGAAGATTTTGCTTATTTACAAGAAAAGTTACCTAAATACAAAGGTTTCTATATTCAAAAACGTATTATTAGAAACTACCCTGTTAGATCAGCAGCAAACATCGTTGGTTTTATTGCTGAAGTGAATGAAAATAAAGCTAAAACAAATGATTATTATGAACAAGGAGAACTAATAGGTAAACTTGGTATTGAAAAACAATATGAAGCTGTTCTTAGAGGTGTAAAAGGTAAAAAACATTTTAAAAGAAATAATTTAAATAAAATTACAGGCTCTTATAAAAACGGAAAATACGATACACTTGCTGTAACAGGAAAAGACTTAACGCTTACGATCGATAGTGATCTTCAACAATACGGAGAATTATTAATGACAGGAAAGAGAGGGGGAATTGTAGCAATTGAACCTAAAACGGGTGAAATTCTTGCTTTAATAACCGCCCCTTCTTATGACCCTAATTTATTAGTTGGTAGAAAACGATCACCAAATTCAGTAAGGCTATTTAATGACACCATTAACATACCTACTTTCGATAGAGGATTACAAGCAATGTATCCACCAGGCTCTCCTTTTAAAATACTTAATGGGTTAATTGGCTTACAAGAAGGTGTTGTTGATGAAAAATTTGGAGTTTATTGTCATCATGGGTATAAATACGGCTTACGTAAAAATGAATTTATGGGGTGCCATTGTGGTATAACAGGTAGGCCTATTCGTTTAAAAACAGCAATTGCAAAATCATGTAATAGTTATTTTGCAACAACCTATAAAAAAATCATAGATAAAACAGGAGATCCTAAAGAAGGAATGGATAATTGGAACAAACATGTTCAAAGTTTTGGTCTTGGCAATTATTTAGGCTATGATTTACCTGCAGGTAGAAAAGGAACCATTCCTGATGCCGAGTTTTATAACAAATGGTATAAAAATAGATGGAGATCTACCTACACTATTTCCAATGCAATTGGTCAAGGTGAAATACTTACCACACCAATGCAATTAGCAAATATGACTGCTGCAATTGCAAACAAAGGTTATTTTTACACGCCACATGTAGTAAAGAAAATAGATAATAAAAAAATAGCTGACTCTATATATGCCACCCGTAGAAACACCACGATAAACCCTAAACATTTCACAATTGCTATTGAAGCAATGCATGAAGTTTTTACTAATGGTACAGCAAGATCAAGTCAAATAAAAGGTATTGAAATCTGTGGAAAAACAGGTACTTCTGAAAATAAGATTAAGATTATAAATGGAAAAAAAGTACAAGCTAGTGATCATTCCATATTCATTGCTTTCGCTCCTAAGGACGACCCAAAAATTGCCATTGCTATTTTTGTTGAAAATGGAGGATATGGTTCAACCATTGCAGCACCAATCACCAGTTTATTAATTGAAAAGTACCTAAATAAAACTATCTCAAGAAAACACATTGAAGACCGTATGATTAATTTAAGTCTTCAAAAGGAATATGAGAAACTAATTAAAAAGAAAGATACCCTTGCGCCAGGAACGAAATAA
- a CDS encoding rod shape-determining protein: MGFFDFMTEDIAVDLGTANTLIIHNGKVVIDNPSIVARNRLTGKIIATGHEANRMQGKTHENIKTIRPLKDGVIADFQASEEMIKEFVKQIPAIKKKLFPPSLRMVICIPSGITEVEKRAVIDSGRHMNAKEIYLIFEPMAAAIGVGIDIMEPKGNMIIDIGGGTTEIAVIALAGIVCDQSVKVAGDLFTSDIMYYMRTQHNLYVGETTAEKIKIQIGSATEDLDTPPEDMMVQGRDLLSGKPKQVQVSYREIAKALDKSILRIEDAVMETLSKTPPELAADIYNSGIYLAGGGSMLRGLDKRLSRKTDLPVYVAEDPLRAVVRGTGIALKNLEKYKSVLIK, from the coding sequence ATGGGATTCTTCGATTTTATGACAGAAGATATTGCTGTCGATTTAGGTACAGCAAACACACTTATAATCCACAATGGTAAAGTTGTCATAGACAATCCATCTATTGTTGCACGTAACCGATTGACTGGTAAAATTATTGCTACTGGTCATGAGGCTAACAGAATGCAGGGGAAGACTCATGAAAATATTAAAACTATTCGTCCGTTAAAAGATGGTGTTATTGCTGATTTTCAAGCATCTGAAGAGATGATTAAAGAATTTGTAAAACAAATTCCTGCAATAAAAAAGAAACTTTTCCCGCCTTCTTTACGAATGGTTATTTGTATCCCTTCTGGAATTACAGAAGTTGAAAAACGAGCTGTTATAGATTCTGGGAGACACATGAATGCTAAAGAAATCTATTTGATTTTTGAACCAATGGCAGCAGCTATCGGTGTTGGTATTGATATTATGGAACCAAAAGGTAATATGATTATTGATATAGGTGGTGGTACTACTGAAATTGCTGTAATAGCTCTTGCCGGTATTGTATGTGACCAATCAGTTAAAGTTGCTGGAGATTTATTTACTAGTGATATTATGTATTACATGCGTACGCAACACAATTTATATGTGGGTGAAACTACCGCTGAGAAAATAAAAATACAAATAGGTTCTGCTACTGAAGATTTAGACACACCTCCTGAAGATATGATGGTACAAGGTCGTGATTTATTAAGTGGAAAACCAAAACAGGTACAAGTTTCATATAGAGAAATTGCAAAAGCTTTAGATAAATCAATATTACGTATCGAAGATGCTGTTATGGAAACTTTATCTAAAACACCTCCTGAATTAGCTGCAGATATTTATAATTCTGGTATTTATTTAGCTGGTGGAGGTTCTATGCTTAGAGGTTTAGACAAACGTTTATCTAGAAAAACTGATTTACCTGTTTATGTTGCCGAAGATCCATTACGTGCTGTAGTAAGAGGAACAGGTATCGCATTAAAGAATCTTGAAAAATACAAATCTGTATTAATCAAATAA